The segment AATATTAGATAGAGGCTAGGGATCACAAAAATCGGTTGGTACTCTCCTTAGGGTTCAAATGGCCGACTTCTAGAGTcccatggggtctttatatagttgagcaactagggtttcagtcaaaaccctaatccggttgcttagtccttaagcagcccataggatccttccagaaggccccttggatgaattctatgtgGACTCccacatagatttcgtccattgcttccttatggatcctaagcccaactttgtaactatcttataattacagtaccGGTCCCctcaatttaattaatctcttttgatcacaaaattaattctaaattaattcttaaccaatattaattaaataatatgttttctcttttaatatattattcctataatatattaataaatcataattaacctctttctccataattcatccagttaagttgctatggtgaaggcaacccaaaatgatcaTGCCactatcgggttaagtacatatcaaatatagttatgggcttagacacctaatccaacaataactgATACAAACATAAGCACAAACTTTATAAACTTTACAATAATTATACTAATGGCCTAAAACTCTTTGAATCTCTCAGCATAATGTACCTTCAAACCATTACATGTGATATAGAGAAACTGAGTGGGCCAAGTTGTGAAAcccggtgagcacatagggttttcaacccacaataatatagttgtatattttattctacacaattaacccaattacccattcttgTTATTCTCACTCCCTGATTCTAAGGTGATGATATCGTTTGACCTATCCTAAAGGATCTCAATGAGTAGACAATATTACTATGGGGGTTTTGTAGCAATACATATCAATAAGGCAACcctgatgggggggggggggggggtacccGAATGAACATCTTTTCTTTTCCCTGAAAAATATGATCATTAACACCCCCAATTGGTGTTCCATACGACTACCTAGAAGTTAGTGGTCGTCCTCTATACTATGTTAGATGGCTAGTCCCAGTAATACATATAGACAATGCGTGACCTCTCATTGTTATTTTATTCCCTAAAACCCTTACTACCCCAATACAATTTAATTATGATAAAGTAAAATCATATCACTTTATCGTATATAATACACATGTCAAGAACAAAGATATAAGCACGTATAGCATTTAAGAATACTTCATATCAATATGTAAGccgaaagtaactacacactcacttggcAGAAGTATGTGACTCAAAGTCAGGGAAGTGTTTCGCCTTCACACTTTTCAAATACCTAAATGTATAGCACTAAGTATTAGCCTAGTTTCATAATCTTGGCAACTATTTACATAATAGTCTTGATTCCTCATTAATCCCAaggtctacatcaagatctattaGTTAGGAATaactaggtaggatcatatcagaagtagggtccgtttggtatacaaagtatactgtttgaaaatctcactttaaacacctcactaaatccaacctAGACATCACTCTCGTATGTAGATCAATcggtataatgacttggaataatttgatttataggttcataataatgactcatgactataaatataagtcaCACTGAAAAGTctagagtgtagcttaacttacagataTTTTTCTGATAAAAGTCTGGAAATTGCACTGGAAGAGCTTCTACTTGATAGCTACTACTACTTCTGGGATCGTAGGGCTCCGGAGAAGACTAAAACTAAGGGAATATATGCCAAAATCGAAGGAAACTTGTAAGAAAGAGAGAAGAATGGGAAGTGTGGAAAACAAATGAGGGCGGCTGGCTATTTATAAGGCCAAAATCGGACCTGCATGCCGCACCCAGACTATGTGTGTCGCGTACCCCTGAGACGTTGTTCCCCCCGTTTTTCTGCCACTTGTCGCAAATATGGTGGTCCACGCCCCACCTTCTAGAAAGTACGCTTCGTGCAACCTACTTGCGCGTGACGCTTCTTAGaaaacttcagaaaatcgtaTCTGCTTcaatacgaacttcgtttttgatgtttttatatccacgtgtagctatcgatgagatctacaactttcgtttagactatgtcggctaatttcattttatttttaaagttatatatttaacgggcttagactgttaaagttcgtgtaaaaatcataacttttccaAATGACATATGTTCTCGATTGTTGTTATATCGACGAACTGGTattgacgagatctacaactgttgtttagattgtttttcctaataATCGACCGATTTGAATTTCGGTTTCTATGCTAACACAACTATGCtgaaacttttgaaaaatcataaattcctcttttgaagtcagatttggatgttcccTATTTGCTCAAGTTCACTTttacgaatactatgacttttatttagattatctcccctaaataatcttctattgaAAATAGTTATTTTTCGCCATGAAGAATAATTAGGCTATTATTCTTTAGTCATCTAACTCTATGTTGCAGGCGTTATACTCGATCACTCATTATATTGTTATAAATGTTAATATGATGTgtgtgagagaaagagagagagataaaggGTCCACCGACCCTTTATGAAATTTTGTcttttataaaaaacaaaaaaaaaatcattaaaagtATCTTGGTTGGTTCACATAGCTTTAACTGGAAATTTTAACAAAGTTAATTGAAAGGACCACTAGTGGtacaaaattaaaactaaaaggaCCACCAGTGTAAGGTTTGCTCCATAATAACTATCtatacaataaaaaaatataaaagtccTAAGAATTATTTTAGAGAAAAAATGACAACCATAATGAACATTTGTGAAATGTTGTCTATGGGTTATTTTCTTCATTATCAGTAAAAGAATCTAAATATGATTATAgaaatatattaaacatatgaAAAGGCCAAAAGGGAAAGAAGATGCCAAGGCTTTACTGCCACTACTTCCATATCCAAAACTCAATAGATATACCAAGAGACACACCTTCCCTTTTGAAACCCCATAAACCATGGCTGCCAATATCGCCAtttccacttcttcttcttcttattctgcAACTTCACTAGCTACCAAACTTAATATCCCACCAAAACCCTCTTCATTTCGATCCATCTGTCCTCCAAGAGCAAACTCAAATCGTCGCTTCAAACTTCATGCAAAATTAGGTTTCTGCCCTTTTTCATGATCAAGTTACAGTCTTTTCTTCAAATTCGATCTTCTTTTGGGTCTTTTTGCTGTTCTACAGATGGGTTTTTCGTAATTTTGCAGGAGGAGAAGATGCGGAAGTCAGTAAAGACGGAAAGAAGAAGTTCATTACTAAAGAACAAGAACCAGAACAGTAAGCAATTCGATTCTTGACGTTTTAGAGAGAGCAAAATTGCATCTACTTATGGTGTGTAATTTGCTATGTGCAGGTATTGGCAAACAGCAGGGGAAAGGGAAGGGGAGAATCCGATGATGACGCCTCTACCATACATTATCATATTCGGCATGTCGACTCCATTTGTCATATTGGCTATTGGGTTTCTTAATGGTTGGATCAAGGTGCCCATCCGATGATCAAACCAGTCTTTGTTTAAATTCTAAATGTGATTGATACCTTTCTTGATCTTTTCATTCAAGATATGCATAGTAATTGTTTTCATGAGTTTAACTATACGAAATGTTGTTGTATTGAATCATATATTTAAATTTTGTATGAAAAAAGAGGCTCTAAATTTACACGATTAACTTGTTCAAATGGTTGAAATTTCATTATGATAATTGATAAGTTAAAGGTCTTACAtttaaaattaaatgaatatgtatatatcaatatatcattgtAAACAACCGCAAGTGCACCGATTTATTTTTTGTCCATATGGTGTCCTTcaattattatttttctttttggttTCACCTCAAAACATTGGGAAGGAACTATTGCACCAAAATCCCATTTTAGTCAGAAATTCGTTTTGTCTATAGGAGGcccttaaaattatttttttgtttcattttaGTCCTTTTTAATGCTACTACCCATTTATTGCTTTGGCGTTTTTGTCTAATGTCAAGTCCATGACACGATGCAGACGACGAGCTCAaaatctctaataaatgaagtttttttttttttttttttttttttttttcaatttgtcACACTCTTGAATTCTCAaaatctctaataaatgaagttttttttttttttatttaaattatttgtttaaattcaaatttgtcaaatgtcattttgtggttattttgaattatatatatatatattttctatatgtcattttatgagtttttctattttattaaattcatataatattttaatgtaataattacataaatgtagtaataaatgaatattaatttcaataataaacatatattttaatttcaaaattctcaaaattaaagcttattagtttcttttctttatttaaattatttgtttaaatttaaaatataaaaaacatttcaattataATAAAGGTGAAATGAAACATTTGTCCTACGAATTTTTTAGGGTTTACCCGTAGAGTCCCTAAACTATTTTCTTGGCTTTATGAGAGAACGAAGTCGTGAGCAACCTGTTTTTTTAGTCATATTCACCTATTTTAGCAGGTTTCAATGCCACATCAACAAGATTTGCCCCATCAGCCATGCCATATCATCGGTTACCATTACCCCACCCCTACCCAATACCCTTCTACTCTTCCCCacaagaacttcatcggtga is part of the Lactuca sativa cultivar Salinas chromosome 7, Lsat_Salinas_v11, whole genome shotgun sequence genome and harbors:
- the LOC111900477 gene encoding uncharacterized protein LOC111900477, whose product is MAANIAISTSSSSYSATSLATKLNIPPKPSSFRSICPPRANSNRRFKLHAKLGGEDAEVSKDGKKKFITKEQEPEQYWQTAGEREGENPMMTPLPYIIIFGMSTPFVILAIGFLNGWIKVPIR